The Lampris incognitus isolate fLamInc1 chromosome 17, fLamInc1.hap2, whole genome shotgun sequence genome contains a region encoding:
- the LOC130128082 gene encoding retinol dehydrogenase 13-like isoform X2, with the protein MSRFILPVSVFGTVFGGAVLLKNHVTGGPCPSKANIKGKTVVITGANTGIGKETARELAKRGGRVIMGCRDMGKCEEAAKEIRGKTLNPHVYACHLDLASMKSIREFAEQVKQKEQRVDILINNAGVMRCPAWKTEDGFDMQFGVNHLGHFLLTNLLLEKLRDSAPSRVINMASLAHVVGQIDFDDLNWEKRKFNTKQAYCQSKLANVMFTRELARRLEGTGVTVNAVHPGVVATELGRHTGLHQSQFSTSVLSPFFSLLVKGPELGAQPSVYLAVAEELEGTTGRYYDVMTEKEPAPQALDEEANQRLWEASARLVGLQEEGSEQAAEAAVPPGGQSETPRTNPAQTEGPSPEQRPENTAVDVVAL; encoded by the exons ATGAGCAGGTTTATCCTCCCCGTGTCCGTGTTCGGGACGGTGTTCGGGGGCGCCGTGTTACTGAA gAACCATGTCACTGGAGGCCCTTGTCCCAGTAAGGCAAATATTAAAGGGAAGACTGTGGTCATAACGGGTGCAAACACAGGCATCGGGAAAGAGACGGCTCGGGAGCTGGCAAAGAGAG GGGGTCGGGTCATTATGGGATGTCGGGATATGGGGAAGTGTGAGGAAGCTGCCAAGGAGATCCGTGGGAAGACCTTGAACCCGCACGTGTACGCGTGTCACCTCGACCTCGCCTCCATGAAATCCATCCGAGAGTTTGCGGAGCAAGTGAAGCAAA AGGAGCAGCGTGTGGACATACTGATAAACAATGCAGGGGTGATGAGATGCCCGGCGTGGAAGACGGAGGACGGCTTCGACATGCAGTTTGGAGTCAATCACTTAG GTCACTTCCTGTTGACGAACCTGCTGTTGGAGAAGCTGAGAGACTCCGCACCCAGCAGGGTGATCAACATGGCCTCGCTTGCTCACGTTGTCGGGCAGATCGACTTCGACGACCTCAACTGGGAGAAGAGGAAGTTTAACACCAAGCAGGCGTACTGCCAAAGCAAGCTGGCCAACGTTATGTTCACCCGAGAGCTGGCCAGACGCTTAgaag gcACCGGAGTGACAGTAAACGCCGTGCACCCCGGAGTCGTTGCCACGGAGCTCGGGAGGCACACCGGCCTCCACCAATCCCAGTTTTCGACCTCAGTACTCA gtcCTTTTTTCTCCCTGCTGGTGAAGGGCCCCGAGCTGGGGGCCCAGCCCAGTGTCTACCTGGCCGTGGCTGAGGAGCTGGAGGGGACGACGGGCCGCTACTACGACGTGATGACGGAGAAGGAGCCGGCGCCTCAGGCCCTGGACGAGGAGGCAAACCAAAGGCTGTGGGAGGCCAGCGCCCGGCTGGTGGGGCTCCAGGAGGAGGGGTCAGAACAGGCTGCCGAGGCCGCAGTGCCGCCTGGAGGCCAGAGCGAAACGCCACGGACGAACCCGGCGCAGACTGAGGGTCCGAGTCCAGAGCAGAGACCTGAAAACACTGCCGTCGATGTCGTGGCACTGTGA